In a genomic window of Methanosarcina horonobensis HB-1 = JCM 15518:
- the hpt gene encoding hypoxanthine/guanine phosphoribosyltransferase encodes MLERLKDSLINSPVIKRGEYNYFIHPISDGVPSIDPHLVEEIAEYILQITNIKKIDTILTIEAMGIPVANALSLKTGIPLTIVRKRPYFLEGEVELSQSTGYSKGALYINGLKKGDRVIIVDDVISTGGTLLALVRALQNMGVEVTDVISVIGRGDGYLKLRELGVEPKILVTIDVSEKGVEIKDAFRNQ; translated from the coding sequence CCCTGTGATCAAGCGAGGGGAATACAACTATTTCATCCATCCTATCTCTGATGGCGTACCTTCTATCGATCCCCACCTGGTTGAGGAGATCGCTGAATATATTCTGCAGATTACCAATATTAAAAAAATTGATACCATTCTTACGATTGAGGCTATGGGCATTCCGGTTGCAAATGCACTCTCCCTGAAAACCGGAATTCCTCTTACTATTGTCCGGAAACGGCCTTACTTCCTTGAAGGGGAAGTGGAACTCTCCCAGAGCACAGGGTATTCTAAGGGTGCCCTCTATATAAACGGGCTCAAAAAAGGGGACAGAGTAATTATCGTTGACGACGTTATCAGTACGGGGGGAACTCTCCTTGCCCTTGTAAGGGCGCTGCAGAACATGGGCGTTGAGGTAACGGATGTAATCTCCGTTATAGGGCGCGGAGATGGTTATCTTAAACTGAGGGAGCTCGGAGTTGAACCCAAGATTCTCGTTACAATTGATGTGAGCGAGAAAGGTGTGGAGATCAAAGATGCCTTTAGGAATCAGTGA